The Gemmatimonadota bacterium DNA window CGCCCGCCGTGGCGAGCGGCTTCAGCGTGCCCGGCACCAGGAGCTCGGCCTGGGCCGGCTCGGTGGTGACGAAGCCCGGGAGACGGACGCCGGCCGTCCATGAGGCGGGGACGACCTCGGCGAGACGGCGGGGCGGGTGTGTCGCATGCGCCGACGGCCAGCAAGGCCGAGGCGGCGAGCACGGGAAGGACGGTGTTGCGCTGCAAGGTGCACCTCCAAAAACAGCGGGGATCGGACTTCCGATGACCGCGCCAAGAATGCCCCTGCGACTGTCGCGAACCGTGCGACGATGTGATGGGTTCATGTATGGAGTCGGCAACGAGTGTGTAACCGGGCTCCGGCTACGCAACGAGGCGCCGGCCCGGCGGACCGGACCGGCGCCTCGAAGGACGCGTGCAGGCGGAGCGTGCCGTCAGCCTTCGGCCACCCAGTGCAGCGCGAACCAGGCGCCCTGCGGATCGGTGCAGGCCGCCACCTTGCCGCCCGGCACCTCCATCGGGCCGTGCATGAGCTGACCGCCGTTCTGCTTGACGCGGTCCACGGCCGCCTCGACGTCGTCCACGCGGATGTAGTGCATCCAGGCGCTGACGGGCACCTCCGGCGGCTTGTTCATCATCCCTCCCATCGGATGCTCCTGTCCGGTGTGGAAGGTCTGGTAGATGCCCATGGGGCCCATGTCCATGGCCTCGCCCTTGGTCCAGCCGAACAGGTCGGAGTAGAAGCTCCACGCCTTGTCCAGGTCGCCGGCCATCAGCTCGTTCCAGGAGATGTCCCCGACGCGCGGCATGCCGTCATACGCGGTTCCCTCGCCCTGGGGTGCGAACGCGGCGAACACCGCGCCGAACGGATCCGCGAGCGTGGCGAAGCGGCCCACCTCCGGGAGATCCATCGGCGGATGCAGCAGCGTGCCGCCCAATTGCTGCGCGCGGGCCACCGTCGCGTCCACGTCGGGCGTATGGATGTAGGCCAGCCAGTGCGGGGGCGCGCCCGCTTGCGCGGCCGCCTCCGGCAGCTGCATCACGCCGCCGATGGGCCCGTTCTGCGTGGTCCACATGTCGTACGGCATGTCCGGGATGCCGCCCTTCCACTTTTCGGTGCCCCAGCCTGCGACCTTCGTGTAGAAGGCCTTGGCTCCCGCCGGATCCGTGGTCATCAGGTCGTACCACAGATAGCTGCCGCGCGGCGTGTCACTCATCGATCCCCTCCCCGTCCTCCTGTGTGGTGGTGCGCCGGACCCTCCGACCCGGCGCGGGTGCCTCTCAGCTCTGTCCCGGCGCCTTGATCGCGCCCGCGTGTCCCGCCGTGCGCCGGGCCATGCCCAACTGGCCGGCGTGATAGCCCTGATGGAACGCCAGCAGCGCGAGCAGCTCGCCGCGCGTGGTCTCCCCTCCGAACGGATGCGGAACGGGCTGCGCCAGGTCCTCCGCGCTCAGCCGCTCCAGCCCGGCCAGGCAACGATCCTGCGAGGCCAGGAACCGCGTGCGCATGGTGTCCCAGTCGATGGCCGTCTCGGCGTCCGTGATGGGTTCGAAGCCCGCATTCGCCAACTGCTCCGAGTCCCATACGGGGGCCTCTCCGACGAGTTGCATGACCGCGTTGTGGACGTTGGTGAGGTGCCCGAGGATCCAGTTGGCGCAGTTGCCGCCGGCGGACTCCAGCGAGTCCTCCTGGGACATCCCTTCGATGTTGGCGCCGATGGTGCGATACACGAATGCGAACTGGCTCTTCAGCAGGTCCTGGGCGCGGGGCGCTGCGGTCTCGGTGCTCATGCGGTCTCCGGATGGTCTGGGTCGGGGCGGGTGAGGTCGGCGATCGCCGCCATCACCTTCTGGAAGCCTTCGAGATCCCGGGCGTCGATGCGTTGCTGCACGCCGTCCTCCAGCCGCTCCAGCATGTCCCGCAGCTCGGTGGCCACCTGCCCGCCTTC harbors:
- a CDS encoding VOC family protein, giving the protein MSDTPRGSYLWYDLMTTDPAGAKAFYTKVAGWGTEKWKGGIPDMPYDMWTTQNGPIGGVMQLPEAAAQAGAPPHWLAYIHTPDVDATVARAQQLGGTLLHPPMDLPEVGRFATLADPFGAVFAAFAPQGEGTAYDGMPRVGDISWNELMAGDLDKAWSFYSDLFGWTKGEAMDMGPMGIYQTFHTGQEHPMGGMMNKPPEVPVSAWMHYIRVDDVEAAVDRVKQNGGQLMHGPMEVPGGKVAACTDPQGAWFALHWVAEG
- a CDS encoding DinB family protein, with the translated sequence MSTETAAPRAQDLLKSQFAFVYRTIGANIEGMSQEDSLESAGGNCANWILGHLTNVHNAVMQLVGEAPVWDSEQLANAGFEPITDAETAIDWDTMRTRFLASQDRCLAGLERLSAEDLAQPVPHPFGGETTRGELLALLAFHQGYHAGQLGMARRTAGHAGAIKAPGQS